In Methylomonas sp. ZR1, one DNA window encodes the following:
- a CDS encoding FAD:protein FMN transferase, giving the protein MLRKGWNAVLLGLLLIQGCAEPLPPLHTFSGFAQGTTYHISYWAPQALDEAQITAEVEKVFLDLDKTLSNYRPDSLIEQFNANASTNAQPVGEEIVALVKIAQNVSALSQGCYDLTIKPLFELWGFMGDDLTIPDDATLQAALANVGMDKLQLVDDSHISKKLPRLRVDVSSIAQGYSVEKISNALQAMGIQNYLVEIGGELKALGSKPDGKAWRIAVEKPLPGEQKMHKVVTLPKDSPMSVMTSGTYRHYFDVKGKRYSHILDARSGAPVSHDLVAVSVFNESPTIADAWSTALLCLGQEEGMKLADAEKLQVMFIQQQGTEFLESKTRALTMSTQVTIN; this is encoded by the coding sequence ATGCTAAGGAAGGGATGGAACGCGGTCTTACTGGGACTGTTGCTGATACAAGGTTGTGCGGAGCCGCTGCCGCCGTTGCATACTTTTAGCGGTTTTGCGCAAGGGACCACCTACCATATTAGCTATTGGGCGCCGCAAGCCCTGGACGAGGCGCAGATCACCGCCGAAGTTGAAAAAGTTTTCCTGGATTTGGATAAAACCTTATCCAATTACCGACCTGATTCGCTAATCGAGCAGTTCAATGCCAACGCATCGACGAATGCTCAGCCAGTTGGCGAGGAAATCGTGGCTTTGGTTAAAATCGCGCAGAACGTCAGCGCCCTGAGCCAGGGGTGTTACGATTTGACGATCAAACCTTTGTTCGAGCTTTGGGGCTTCATGGGTGATGATTTGACTATTCCCGACGATGCAACGTTACAGGCCGCTTTGGCGAATGTCGGCATGGACAAGTTGCAGTTGGTGGACGATAGCCATATATCAAAAAAACTGCCGAGGTTGCGTGTCGATGTGTCGTCGATAGCTCAGGGTTACAGCGTAGAGAAAATCAGCAATGCGCTGCAGGCGATGGGTATCCAAAACTACTTGGTGGAAATAGGCGGCGAGTTGAAAGCGCTGGGTAGCAAACCGGACGGCAAGGCTTGGCGGATTGCGGTAGAAAAACCGCTGCCGGGCGAACAAAAAATGCATAAGGTCGTGACCTTGCCGAAAGACAGCCCCATGTCGGTGATGACTTCCGGCACATATCGGCATTATTTTGACGTCAAAGGTAAACGCTACAGCCACATCCTCGATGCCCGTAGTGGCGCACCGGTTAGTCACGATTTAGTGGCGGTCAGTGTATTTAATGAAAGTCCGACTATCGCCGATGCCTGGTCTACCGCTTTGTTATGCCTGGGGCAAGAGGAGGGGATGAAACTTGCCGATGCCGAGAAATTGCAGGTGATGTTTATTCAGCAGCAAGGCACCGAGTTTTTGGAAAGTAAAACTAGAGCCTTGACCATGTCCACCCAAGTGACGATTAACTAG
- a CDS encoding DUF2231 domain-containing protein has translation MWGINDHLTFAVHGGGDNGGGVAGGVESLLSFLEVLVRQSPAESFNSVLPGIAALQNIHPLLVHFPIALLTLFFTLDLIGSLAKRTEWRQIAGAFLYLGTVFAALTVAAGLVAAGSVAHGGDVHEIMEHHEHLGISVLSLATALSAWRLFSKGLIAGPANTLYLLLAAILSALLAFTADLGGLMVYKHGVSVQAADQVNRAAALAHEHEGVALQNLPATPDETEVEDLNPEDSHQDETPHGAAGHHHNHDHAH, from the coding sequence ATGTGGGGTATAAACGATCACTTGACGTTCGCCGTGCATGGTGGCGGCGACAACGGCGGCGGAGTAGCTGGCGGGGTGGAGAGCTTATTGTCCTTCCTGGAAGTCCTGGTGCGGCAATCTCCGGCGGAAAGCTTTAATAGTGTGTTGCCAGGTATTGCCGCGCTTCAGAATATTCATCCCCTGCTGGTGCATTTTCCAATTGCGTTGCTGACCTTGTTCTTTACATTGGATTTGATCGGCAGCTTGGCGAAGCGCACCGAGTGGCGGCAGATTGCCGGTGCATTTTTGTATCTGGGTACTGTGTTCGCCGCGCTTACCGTGGCGGCGGGTTTAGTGGCGGCAGGGAGTGTGGCGCATGGTGGGGATGTTCACGAGATCATGGAGCATCACGAACATCTGGGTATCTCGGTATTGAGTCTGGCTACTGCGCTGTCGGCGTGGCGTTTGTTTAGCAAAGGGCTGATAGCCGGACCGGCAAACACGCTGTATTTATTACTGGCGGCGATTTTATCGGCTTTGCTGGCTTTTACCGCCGATCTGGGTGGGCTGATGGTTTATAAGCATGGTGTGTCCGTGCAAGCGGCAGATCAGGTCAATCGCGCGGCAGCACTGGCCCATGAACACGAGGGCGTTGCGCTGCAGAATTTGCCTGCAACGCCTGACGAAACCGAAGTTGAAGATTTGAATCCGGAAGATAGCCATCAGGATGAAACGCCGCATGGCGCTGCCGGTCATCATCACAACCATGATCATGCGCATTGA
- a CDS encoding type II toxin-antitoxin system RatA family toxin, whose translation MITVVQKSALVKFSAKQMFDLVDDIESYPKFLPWCSGSKILKREGNIVEGQIDIAKAGFHKSFTTRNKIDQGGRIQISLLDGPFSSLEGFWSFMPLREDASKISLDLEFEISGMLANLAFGPVFNQICNTMVTSFTQRAKALYGG comes from the coding sequence ATGATCACGGTTGTACAAAAAAGCGCCTTGGTCAAATTCTCCGCCAAACAAATGTTTGACCTGGTGGATGATATCGAGTCGTATCCCAAATTCTTACCTTGGTGTTCGGGCAGCAAAATACTGAAACGTGAAGGCAATATCGTCGAAGGCCAAATCGACATCGCCAAGGCAGGCTTTCATAAATCCTTCACTACACGTAACAAGATCGATCAAGGCGGACGAATCCAGATCAGTTTGCTGGACGGGCCGTTTTCCTCGCTAGAGGGCTTTTGGAGTTTCATGCCGCTGCGCGAGGACGCCAGCAAAATCTCGCTGGACCTGGAATTTGAAATCTCCGGCATGCTGGCCAATTTGGCCTTCGGTCCGGTGTTCAACCAAATCTGCAACACCATGGTCACCTCCTTCACCCAACGTGCCAAAGCCTTGTATGGCGGATGA
- a CDS encoding sodium-dependent transporter, which translates to MTDKTPSIHGEWSSRFAFILAATGSAVGLGNIWKFPYITGQNGGGAFVMVYLICVAAIGIPIMMAEIMLGRRGRQSPINTMQTLAAEAKVDPRWGYLGWMGMIAGFLILSYYSVIAGWAMAYIFKAFFGGFFGTDGGEVKEIFDNLMASPIQQIFWHTVFMFITMQVVMRGVKGGLEKAVRFLMPALFVILIILVAYAMASGYYAQGIHFLFSPDFSKITADAVLTAMGHAFFTLSLGMGAIMVYGSYLPGHVSIAKTTFFIAGADTAVALLAGIAIFPLVFANQLEVSTGPGLIFQTLPLAFGHMSGGWLFGVLFFVLLFFAALTSSISLIEPTVAWLVENKNIDRQKACIWAGAACWSLGVAVVFSFNIWSDFKISDKNLFELLDYLTANLMLPLGGLCIAVFAGWMMKQAHAEQELELPAQGFQAWQFLIKYVAPAAVFIVFLHVLGVL; encoded by the coding sequence ATGACCGATAAAACCCCATCCATTCACGGCGAATGGTCCTCCCGTTTCGCCTTTATTCTGGCCGCCACCGGTTCGGCGGTCGGTTTGGGTAATATTTGGAAGTTTCCTTACATCACCGGCCAAAACGGCGGCGGCGCTTTTGTGATGGTGTATTTAATCTGCGTGGCAGCCATCGGCATACCGATCATGATGGCGGAAATCATGCTGGGCCGCCGCGGCCGGCAAAGCCCGATCAACACCATGCAAACCCTAGCTGCCGAAGCCAAAGTCGATCCGCGCTGGGGCTATTTGGGCTGGATGGGCATGATCGCCGGTTTCTTAATTCTGTCCTATTACAGCGTGATTGCCGGCTGGGCTATGGCTTACATTTTTAAAGCCTTTTTCGGCGGCTTCTTCGGCACCGACGGCGGCGAAGTTAAGGAGATATTCGACAACTTGATGGCCAGCCCGATCCAGCAAATTTTCTGGCACACCGTGTTTATGTTCATCACCATGCAAGTCGTGATGCGTGGTGTAAAAGGCGGCCTGGAAAAAGCCGTACGCTTTTTGATGCCTGCCTTGTTCGTGATACTGATCATTTTAGTGGCTTATGCGATGGCATCAGGCTATTACGCGCAAGGCATCCACTTTCTATTCAGCCCCGATTTCAGCAAAATCACCGCTGATGCGGTGCTGACCGCGATGGGCCACGCCTTCTTTACGCTTAGCTTGGGCATGGGTGCCATTATGGTGTATGGCTCTTACCTGCCCGGTCATGTCTCGATTGCCAAAACCACGTTTTTCATCGCGGGCGCCGACACGGCGGTAGCCTTGTTAGCCGGTATCGCCATCTTCCCCTTGGTGTTTGCCAACCAGTTAGAAGTGTCTACCGGGCCTGGTCTGATTTTTCAAACCCTACCCTTGGCCTTTGGGCACATGAGCGGCGGTTGGTTATTCGGCGTGCTGTTTTTTGTACTGCTGTTTTTCGCCGCCCTCACCTCGTCCATTTCCTTAATTGAACCGACCGTAGCCTGGCTGGTGGAAAACAAAAATATCGATAGGCAAAAAGCCTGTATCTGGGCAGGCGCTGCTTGCTGGAGCTTGGGCGTGGCCGTGGTGTTTTCGTTTAACATTTGGTCCGACTTTAAAATCTCCGATAAAAATCTGTTCGAACTGCTGGATTACCTGACCGCCAACTTGATGCTGCCCTTGGGCGGTTTGTGCATCGCCGTGTTTGCCGGCTGGATGATGAAACAAGCCCATGCCGAACAAGAGTTGGAACTGCCTGCGCAAGGCTTTCAAGCCTGGCAATTTTTGATTAAATATGTGGCGCCGGCTGCCGTATTCATCGTCTTCTTACATGTACTCGGGGTGCTGTAA
- a CDS encoding RnfH family protein, translating to MADDLIAVEVAYATPDRQLLIPVSLAANSTVELAIEASGILREFPEIDLGQQKVGIFGQICNLDKNLSAEDRVEIYRSLKQNPMDARRGRLQK from the coding sequence ATGGCGGATGATTTGATAGCGGTGGAAGTGGCTTACGCCACGCCGGATCGGCAACTACTTATTCCTGTCAGCCTGGCGGCAAATTCCACCGTCGAACTAGCCATAGAAGCTTCCGGCATCTTGCGGGAGTTTCCGGAAATCGATTTAGGTCAGCAGAAGGTCGGAATTTTTGGGCAAATTTGTAATTTGGACAAGAATCTCAGCGCCGAAGATCGTGTCGAGATTTATCGATCTTTAAAGCAGAATCCGATGGATGCGAGGCGGGGTCGGTTGCAGAAGTAG
- a CDS encoding phosphoribosylanthranilate isomerase, translating to MRTRVKICGFTQVEDALYAANLGVDAIGLVFYPPSLRNISIEQAASISRALPAFVNVVALFVDAEPALIREVLNKVRVDCLQFHGDEPGEDCRIYDKSYIKAIRMQSDTDVVGLQQQYHDAAGLLLDAYHPGVQGGSGSSFDWDLIPKARSLPIILAGGLMPENAGEAIKAVKPYALDVSSGVEAGKGIKDAAKMAAFIRITNQAT from the coding sequence ATGCGTACCCGCGTTAAAATTTGCGGCTTTACCCAAGTGGAAGATGCGCTTTATGCGGCCAATTTGGGCGTCGACGCGATTGGGTTGGTGTTTTATCCGCCTAGTCTAAGAAACATCAGTATTGAACAAGCCGCAAGCATCAGTAGAGCGTTGCCAGCTTTTGTTAACGTGGTAGCCTTGTTCGTCGATGCTGAGCCGGCTTTGATCCGCGAAGTATTGAATAAAGTAAGGGTGGATTGCCTGCAATTTCATGGCGACGAGCCTGGTGAGGATTGCCGGATTTACGATAAATCGTATATCAAAGCCATTCGCATGCAATCCGATACCGACGTCGTAGGATTGCAACAGCAGTACCACGATGCGGCCGGGTTACTGTTGGATGCTTATCATCCGGGCGTGCAGGGCGGCAGCGGTAGCAGTTTTGACTGGGATTTGATTCCAAAGGCCCGCAGTTTGCCGATCATTCTCGCGGGTGGATTGATGCCGGAAAATGCCGGGGAAGCGATTAAAGCGGTAAAACCGTATGCGCTGGATGTCAGCAGCGGTGTTGAGGCCGGGAAAGGCATCAAGGATGCGGCGAAAATGGCTGCTTTCATAAGAATAACTAATCAAGCGACTTGA
- a CDS encoding isochorismatase family protein, whose amino-acid sequence MATHPNLLEADNSVLLVVDIQQRLSAAMPATDLQQMLSHGQRLLKAAELLDVSVLVTEQYPQGLGSTQAEISECLPGSARIFSKTGFSCCAADGFKQALADTGRQQVLIIGQEAHVCVLQTALELVSANYQVHVLADVVCSRQVQHKDYALQRMQQQGVTLSCHESVLFEWLRDARHSHFKTISALLR is encoded by the coding sequence ATGGCGACGCATCCCAATTTACTGGAGGCAGACAACAGCGTATTGCTGGTGGTGGACATTCAACAGCGTTTGTCGGCGGCGATGCCGGCTACCGACTTGCAACAAATGCTCTCGCACGGTCAGCGCTTACTGAAAGCCGCCGAGCTGTTGGATGTGTCGGTGTTAGTGACTGAACAGTATCCGCAAGGGCTAGGTTCCACTCAAGCAGAGATTAGCGAGTGTTTGCCCGGCAGTGCCCGGATTTTCAGTAAAACCGGTTTTTCTTGTTGCGCCGCGGACGGTTTCAAGCAAGCCCTGGCTGACACCGGTCGGCAGCAAGTTCTTATTATTGGTCAGGAAGCGCATGTGTGCGTGTTGCAAACCGCGCTTGAGTTGGTAAGTGCAAACTATCAAGTGCATGTGTTGGCTGATGTAGTTTGCTCGCGCCAAGTCCAGCACAAAGATTACGCCTTGCAGCGCATGCAGCAGCAAGGTGTTACGTTGAGTTGTCACGAATCCGTGTTGTTCGAATGGTTGCGGGATGCTCGGCATAGTCATTTCAAAACTATTTCAGCGCTTTTGCGCTAG
- the trpB gene encoding tryptophan synthase subunit beta: MTDRYDMPDTRGHFGPYGGIFVAETLMPAITELNEAYQRYMLDPEFIAELDADLRDYVGRPSPLYHAERWSQHLGGAQIYLKREDLNHTGAHKVNNTVGQALLAKRMGKTRIIAETGAGQHGVATATVAARLGLECVVYMGAVDVARQALNVYRMKLLGATVVPVESGSKTLKDALNEALRDWVTNIDNTFYIIGTVAGPHPYPAMVRDFQAVIGREARQQCLDQAGKLPDALVACVGGGSNAIGLFYPFIDDAGVKMYGVEAAGDGIETGRHSAPLSAGRPGVLHGNRTYLMADDDGEIIETHSISAGLDYPGVGPEHAWLKDTGRAQYPNITDDEALQGFHALTKMEGIIPALESSHAMAYTMKLAPTMRKDQIIIVNLSGRGDKDMHTIMQREGISL; encoded by the coding sequence ATGACAGATAGATACGATATGCCGGATACCCGGGGCCATTTCGGGCCTTACGGCGGTATTTTTGTTGCGGAAACGCTGATGCCGGCCATAACCGAACTGAACGAAGCCTACCAGCGCTATATGCTGGATCCGGAGTTTATTGCCGAGCTGGATGCGGATCTGCGCGATTATGTTGGTCGGCCGTCGCCGCTGTATCACGCCGAACGCTGGAGCCAGCATCTGGGCGGTGCGCAGATTTATCTGAAGCGTGAAGATCTCAATCACACCGGCGCGCACAAGGTAAATAACACTGTTGGGCAAGCTCTGCTGGCGAAGCGCATGGGCAAGACTCGTATCATCGCCGAAACCGGCGCTGGCCAGCACGGCGTTGCTACTGCCACTGTCGCTGCGCGCCTGGGTTTGGAATGCGTAGTGTATATGGGCGCTGTCGATGTCGCGCGCCAAGCCTTGAATGTATATCGGATGAAGTTGCTTGGCGCTACCGTGGTACCGGTCGAGTCAGGTTCCAAAACCCTGAAAGACGCGCTGAACGAAGCCTTGCGCGATTGGGTCACCAATATCGACAATACTTTTTACATTATCGGCACCGTAGCTGGTCCGCATCCTTATCCTGCTATGGTCCGTGACTTCCAGGCCGTGATAGGCCGGGAAGCTCGCCAGCAATGTCTGGATCAAGCCGGCAAATTGCCCGATGCTTTGGTTGCTTGCGTTGGCGGTGGTTCCAATGCCATCGGTTTGTTCTATCCGTTTATCGACGATGCCGGTGTGAAGATGTATGGTGTCGAGGCTGCCGGCGACGGTATCGAAACCGGTCGTCATTCCGCGCCGTTATCGGCCGGCAGACCCGGCGTATTGCACGGCAATCGCACCTATCTGATGGCCGACGACGACGGTGAGATTATTGAAACCCATTCGATTTCCGCCGGTCTGGATTATCCCGGTGTCGGCCCGGAGCACGCCTGGTTGAAAGATACCGGCCGCGCTCAATATCCGAATATTACTGACGATGAGGCCCTGCAAGGCTTTCATGCTCTGACCAAAATGGAAGGCATTATCCCGGCGTTGGAGTCCAGCCACGCGATGGCTTACACGATGAAACTGGCGCCCACCATGCGCAAGGATCAAATTATTATCGTCAACCTGTCCGGACGCGGCGACAAAGACATGCACACCATTATGCAACGCGAGGGCATCAGTCTATGA
- the smpB gene encoding SsrA-binding protein SmpB has translation MAAKKSKKDNKATDNTIAVNRQASHEYTIDETFEAGLVLEGWEVKSLRDGRIQLKESYVEIRRGEAWLSGAHVSALLSASTHVNPDAVRKKKLLLHRRELNKLIGSVERKGYTLIPLSMYWIKGRAKLKIGLAKGKKLHDKRAASKDKDWQRDRARIMKHG, from the coding sequence ATGGCAGCCAAAAAATCCAAGAAGGACAACAAAGCCACCGATAACACCATTGCGGTTAATCGCCAGGCCTCCCACGAGTACACCATAGACGAGACTTTCGAAGCCGGTTTGGTATTGGAAGGCTGGGAAGTCAAAAGCCTGCGCGACGGTCGGATTCAACTCAAGGAAAGCTATGTCGAGATCAGGCGCGGCGAAGCCTGGTTGAGCGGTGCGCACGTGTCGGCGCTGCTGTCGGCATCTACCCATGTCAATCCCGATGCAGTGCGCAAGAAAAAATTGCTATTACACAGACGTGAATTGAACAAATTAATCGGCTCCGTGGAGCGCAAGGGTTATACCTTGATTCCGTTGTCGATGTACTGGATTAAGGGCCGTGCCAAGCTGAAAATCGGTTTGGCGAAAGGTAAAAAACTGCACGACAAACGCGCCGCATCCAAAGATAAGGATTGGCAGCGCGACCGCGCGCGCATCATGAAGCACGGCTAA